Proteins from a genomic interval of Rubinisphaera italica:
- a CDS encoding HD-GYP domain-containing protein produces the protein MDNDANNNHQKLSIPACDVNFCVQWIEDNFRSNFQTRLWHAGAWKNDDFLQSSSHPQDETISNALSSVSAETAYATHSIDSNDSLVVIPIESRSVIRQIIVGILPTRSIPNLDIMINLLIEQLDLSRLNRQQYLMLEHYSEQVLIGDVELDWYRTLVENLAFHETTAELTSNANKALHQLKTILNAESLVLVLRNQSTAYSADANRIFSIGVPGIHENDIARILEVAGINSHCETYIDLNFRGLSGCSAQQARSIVIVPAICARRCYGWMIAISSVHTMNQREFPWDAVIQERQFDKRTALLMESAASVLATHAHNQKLLNEQQELLLGTVRSLVNTIDTKDKYTWGHSDRVAQMARAVAKEYGLTENECEKIYLAGLLHDIGKIGVRDKVLLKTGGLTAEEFAEIKAHPEFGYEILKHLGQLQHILPGVLHHHESWDGTGYPYQLSGNDIPLAARILAVVDAYDAMTSDRPYRKGMPAAKAEEILLNGRSRQWDAEIVDAFFRILDDMHKIASQDSKPFVDHQGNMNIERGFQSTSLGIDPLLSAIKTTTSNRQAFEEPKELRYDMEETTLFLRNQVFRSPNHN, from the coding sequence ATGGACAACGACGCAAATAACAATCATCAGAAATTGAGTATTCCCGCATGCGATGTCAATTTTTGCGTGCAATGGATCGAAGACAATTTCCGTTCCAACTTTCAAACCAGACTGTGGCATGCCGGCGCCTGGAAGAATGACGATTTCCTGCAATCCTCGAGCCATCCACAGGATGAAACAATCTCCAACGCATTAAGTTCAGTTTCCGCAGAAACAGCTTATGCAACACACTCCATAGATTCGAATGATTCTTTGGTTGTCATTCCGATTGAATCTCGTAGCGTCATTCGTCAGATTATCGTTGGTATTCTACCGACCAGATCTATTCCCAATCTGGACATTATGATCAATCTGCTAATTGAGCAGCTCGATTTAAGTCGGCTCAATCGCCAGCAATATCTTATGCTCGAACACTACAGCGAACAGGTTTTGATTGGTGATGTGGAATTAGACTGGTATCGCACTCTTGTCGAAAATTTGGCCTTTCATGAAACGACCGCAGAATTGACTTCCAATGCCAATAAGGCACTGCATCAACTCAAAACAATTCTCAATGCAGAATCACTGGTTCTTGTGTTGAGAAATCAATCGACTGCGTATTCCGCAGACGCCAATCGCATCTTTTCGATTGGAGTACCCGGAATTCATGAAAATGACATTGCTCGAATACTGGAAGTGGCTGGGATCAATTCTCATTGTGAAACCTATATCGATTTGAACTTTAGAGGATTGTCAGGATGCTCAGCCCAACAGGCAAGGTCCATTGTGATTGTCCCTGCAATTTGTGCCCGTCGCTGTTATGGTTGGATGATCGCGATTAGTTCGGTTCATACAATGAATCAAAGAGAATTTCCCTGGGATGCCGTCATCCAGGAAAGGCAGTTTGATAAACGAACGGCCTTGCTCATGGAGTCGGCAGCCAGTGTGCTTGCCACACATGCCCACAATCAGAAACTACTCAATGAACAACAGGAGTTATTGCTTGGTACGGTACGCTCTCTGGTTAATACCATTGATACCAAAGACAAATATACCTGGGGGCACAGTGACCGAGTCGCTCAGATGGCTCGGGCAGTGGCAAAAGAATACGGTCTCACAGAAAACGAGTGCGAGAAAATTTATCTGGCAGGCCTGTTACACGATATTGGTAAAATTGGAGTCCGCGATAAGGTCTTATTGAAAACAGGAGGTTTGACAGCCGAAGAATTTGCCGAAATTAAAGCTCATCCTGAATTCGGTTACGAAATTCTCAAACATCTGGGGCAACTTCAGCACATTTTGCCGGGCGTGTTGCATCATCATGAGTCCTGGGATGGGACAGGCTACCCATATCAGTTATCAGGCAACGATATCCCACTCGCAGCTCGAATATTGGCTGTTGTTGATGCCTATGACGCGATGACGAGTGATCGACCATATCGCAAAGGCATGCCAGCTGCAAAAGCAGAGGAGATTCTTCTGAATGGACGTTCCCGGCAATGGGATGCCGAAATTGTTGATGCGTTTTTTCGTATCCTTGACGACATGCATAAAATTGCCAGTCAGGATTCAAAGCCGTTTGTTGACCACCAGGGGAATATGAATATAGAAAGAGGGTTCCAATCCACATCGCTTGGAATCGATCCCCTGCTGTCTGCAATCAAGACAACAACCTCAAATCGTCAGGCATTTGAAGAGCCTAAGGAATTGCGCTACGACATGGAGGAAACAACTCTCTTCTTGCGGAATCAGGTGTTTAGATCGCCAAATCATAATTGA
- a CDS encoding RidA family protein, giving the protein MSQPQVSFPSNPETPTSHLPYSPCAVVDRVVYVSGQASVDKTGKIISDTFEAEFRRSIENMRNVLAVAGCDLKDVIQTRNYVRDEEDLVLYNQLYAEYFSKPLPARATLTNCLPSTIRYEIECIAVIPE; this is encoded by the coding sequence ATGAGTCAGCCACAGGTCTCCTTCCCCAGTAATCCTGAAACACCTACCTCTCATTTGCCATACAGTCCATGTGCGGTCGTCGACCGTGTTGTGTATGTCTCCGGGCAGGCTTCGGTCGATAAAACCGGGAAAATCATTTCCGATACATTTGAAGCGGAATTCCGGCGATCTATCGAAAACATGCGGAATGTGCTCGCTGTTGCCGGGTGCGATTTGAAAGATGTAATCCAGACACGCAATTATGTACGAGACGAGGAAGATCTCGTACTTTACAATCAATTGTATGCGGAATATTTCTCCAAACCCCTGCCAGCCCGTGCCACTCTCACAAACTGCCTGCCGTCAACCATTCGTTATGAAATCGAATGCATTGCCGTTATTCCAGAATAA
- a CDS encoding D-TA family PLP-dependent enzyme — translation MTDWYTVSNAAEIPSPALLIYPERIRQNLQLMIEIAGGVENLRPHVKTHKLPQVVQLKRELGIEKFKTSTIAEAEMTAAAGGKDVLLAYQPAGPGIQRLLTLILHFPQTKFSTIVDDAETIRQIGQQATEAGLEVPVYLDLDVGMHRTGITPGEGALELYRLITLTKGVIPAGLHAYDGHLHDPDEAKLTEVAKQTFQQVIHFRLLLEQAGLIVPGIVASGTPTFPILAQYTDVEVGCGTSVLWDFGQPKLSPDPGFLNAAVLLTRVISKPQSGLLTLDLGHKAVASEMSHPRVQLFGLEEAEVVVHNEEHLTLKSPRANEYHVGDVVYGLPRHICPTVALHHEAWVVRDHLATECWEIVARKRKITL, via the coding sequence ATGACTGACTGGTATACGGTCTCCAATGCAGCGGAGATTCCATCCCCTGCATTGCTTATTTATCCTGAGCGCATCAGGCAGAATCTGCAACTGATGATTGAAATCGCAGGTGGAGTTGAAAATTTACGACCTCATGTGAAAACTCATAAGCTTCCGCAAGTTGTTCAACTCAAGCGTGAACTCGGCATTGAGAAATTCAAGACATCGACAATAGCCGAAGCGGAAATGACTGCTGCTGCAGGTGGAAAAGATGTGCTGCTTGCCTACCAACCCGCAGGACCTGGCATTCAACGGCTGTTGACTTTAATTCTCCATTTTCCACAGACAAAGTTTTCGACGATTGTCGACGATGCCGAAACCATCAGACAGATTGGCCAGCAAGCCACTGAAGCAGGACTGGAAGTTCCCGTCTATCTGGATCTGGATGTGGGAATGCATCGGACGGGAATTACTCCGGGAGAAGGGGCACTGGAGTTGTATCGCCTCATCACACTGACAAAAGGTGTCATCCCTGCCGGTCTTCATGCGTATGATGGACACCTGCACGATCCCGATGAAGCAAAATTAACTGAGGTTGCCAAGCAGACATTTCAACAAGTCATCCATTTCAGATTGCTACTCGAGCAGGCAGGTTTGATCGTACCGGGAATCGTGGCATCCGGCACTCCGACCTTCCCAATTCTTGCGCAGTATACTGATGTTGAAGTCGGATGCGGCACCTCTGTTTTGTGGGATTTCGGTCAACCAAAGTTGAGTCCGGATCCAGGTTTTCTCAATGCCGCAGTCCTGTTGACGCGTGTTATCAGCAAGCCTCAATCCGGCTTACTCACTCTCGACCTGGGACACAAAGCCGTCGCATCAGAAATGTCGCATCCCCGTGTGCAACTTTTTGGGCTTGAAGAAGCCGAGGTCGTCGTTCACAACGAAGAACACCTGACGCTGAAATCACCACGTGCAAACGAGTATCACGTTGGAGATGTCGTCTATGGACTCCCCAGGCATATTTGTCCAACGGTCGCACTGCACCACGAAGCGTGGGTTGTGCGGGATCATCTGGCCACTGAATGTTGGGAAATTGTTGCCCGGAAACGCAAAATCACTCTATAA
- a CDS encoding dipeptidase yields the protein MRPLVDAHLDLAWNAAAHDRDLCLSLSEMNAAEEGMTDVSYREHATVTFPEMREAGIFLCLGTLLARSGPALSRKLAYSRTDLDYTTRIGSYAAGYAQLACYRWWEQQGEIRLILTQQDFDKHVAECAKKSCHKIGIILSMEGADPILNPDQLEEWHQQGLRAIGPAHYGHSHYAGGTAVDGPLTADGRGLLKQMDRLKMGLDVTHLCDRSMEEAFELFGGTIWASHHNSRTLVPNDRQLSDDQIQKLIHRDGVIGTACDAWMLRSGWTIGKTTPEGLTLDSMIDHIDHVCQMAGNADHAAIGSDLDGGFGTEQTPSDLKSIKDLQRVSELLDQRGYKESDIEQIFSGNWLRLFRKVLPNAL from the coding sequence ATGCGACCACTCGTCGATGCACATTTGGACTTGGCCTGGAATGCGGCTGCCCACGACAGGGATTTGTGTTTGTCTTTATCCGAGATGAATGCCGCTGAAGAGGGAATGACTGATGTTTCGTACCGTGAACATGCGACGGTCACATTTCCAGAAATGCGTGAAGCGGGAATATTTTTGTGTCTCGGCACATTACTGGCAAGAAGTGGACCGGCTCTCTCCAGAAAACTGGCATATTCCAGAACGGATCTCGATTACACAACCCGCATCGGTTCCTATGCCGCGGGCTATGCTCAACTGGCCTGTTATCGCTGGTGGGAACAGCAGGGAGAAATTCGACTAATACTTACACAGCAGGATTTTGATAAACACGTTGCCGAATGTGCCAAAAAGTCCTGTCATAAAATTGGAATCATTCTTTCGATGGAAGGGGCAGATCCGATTTTGAATCCCGATCAGTTGGAAGAATGGCACCAGCAGGGTCTGCGCGCAATCGGACCCGCTCATTATGGACACAGTCATTACGCCGGCGGGACGGCAGTAGATGGACCTCTCACTGCCGATGGCCGAGGCTTACTGAAACAGATGGACCGTCTCAAGATGGGTCTGGATGTGACTCACTTGTGCGATCGCAGTATGGAGGAAGCGTTCGAACTGTTCGGAGGAACGATTTGGGCCAGTCATCATAACAGCCGAACGCTCGTTCCGAATGATCGCCAATTGAGTGATGATCAAATCCAAAAGCTCATCCATAGAGATGGTGTTATTGGAACAGCCTGTGATGCCTGGATGTTGCGGTCAGGGTGGACGATCGGGAAGACGACACCAGAAGGATTGACACTCGATTCGATGATCGATCACATCGATCATGTCTGTCAGATGGCAGGGAATGCCGATCATGCCGCAATCGGCAGCGATCTCGATGGCGGTTTCGGTACAGAACAGACACCGTCCGACTTAAAGAGCATCAAAGACCTGCAGCGTGTGTCCGAACTGCTGGATCAGCGGGGCTACAAAGAAAGTGATATTGAACAGATCTTCAGCGGGAACTGGTTGCGACTGTTTCGAAAAGTTTTGCCAAACGCGTTATAG
- a CDS encoding MFS transporter, with amino-acid sequence MSASPEFDSAVKSNIRYRILIVCFGIAFLLYLDRVCIGEIVKTQQFLTDTGLSKEQIGQFLGAFFFSYALFQVPAGWLSDRFGARMMLTIYVAAWSVCTMMTGVVGTFAGLMIARIGFGIAQAGAYPTMSGTVRRWYRFSRRGQASSLVSFGGRLGGTLAPFLTAMLVISLGGWRETLWLYGIVGLGIAIAYRWIIRDTPALHPKCNLQEQEHIGIPVDVRKPELREILPILGTCCLSLSLWLNSIGQFFINVGWAFLITWLPTFLKDRGVDDTQGAIMVTAILAMGMVGQPIGGWATDASVRRFGLRIGRVLPICLASLVAGCSYMACAFLDSLWGVVACCAVVSLMVDIGNPSTWAFMQDVGGRNTATIFGWGNMWGNFGAALSAIMVPVLLTYGTSSGSGEKLVFLACAGAFFIAGLAAMGMDATKPIEAKPHSEEDVVTN; translated from the coding sequence ATGTCAGCAAGTCCAGAGTTCGACTCGGCCGTGAAGTCCAATATCCGATACCGAATTCTGATCGTCTGCTTTGGAATTGCGTTTCTACTTTATCTGGACCGGGTCTGCATTGGAGAGATTGTCAAAACACAACAGTTTCTCACGGATACAGGACTCTCTAAAGAACAAATCGGTCAATTCCTCGGAGCATTCTTTTTTAGCTACGCTCTTTTCCAGGTGCCCGCTGGCTGGTTGAGTGATCGCTTTGGTGCCCGGATGATGCTCACCATCTATGTGGCCGCCTGGTCGGTCTGCACAATGATGACGGGCGTGGTCGGTACTTTTGCAGGGTTAATGATTGCTCGCATCGGTTTTGGCATCGCTCAGGCGGGAGCATATCCGACGATGAGCGGGACCGTTCGTCGGTGGTATCGTTTTTCACGCCGGGGCCAGGCGAGTTCCCTGGTTTCCTTCGGGGGACGATTGGGAGGAACACTCGCCCCTTTTTTGACGGCAATGCTGGTCATCTCATTGGGTGGCTGGCGCGAAACATTATGGCTTTATGGAATTGTCGGACTTGGAATCGCGATTGCCTATCGCTGGATCATCCGCGACACTCCTGCTTTGCATCCGAAATGCAATTTACAGGAGCAGGAGCATATTGGAATTCCAGTCGACGTCCGCAAGCCTGAACTTCGTGAAATTCTCCCGATACTGGGAACCTGTTGCCTGAGTTTGAGTTTATGGCTCAATTCGATCGGTCAGTTTTTTATCAATGTTGGCTGGGCTTTTCTAATTACATGGCTCCCGACATTTCTCAAAGATCGCGGCGTTGATGACACACAGGGTGCGATCATGGTGACAGCAATCCTGGCTATGGGGATGGTTGGGCAACCGATTGGAGGGTGGGCGACTGATGCAAGTGTGCGTCGGTTTGGATTGAGAATAGGACGAGTGTTGCCAATTTGCCTGGCCAGTCTGGTCGCTGGCTGCTCCTACATGGCGTGTGCATTTCTCGACTCTCTCTGGGGTGTCGTTGCCTGTTGTGCGGTCGTTTCTTTGATGGTGGATATCGGAAATCCATCCACCTGGGCTTTCATGCAGGATGTTGGAGGACGGAACACCGCAACAATTTTTGGATGGGGCAATATGTGGGGAAATTTTGGAGCCGCACTCAGTGCCATCATGGTTCCCGTCTTGTTGACTTACGGAACATCGAGCGGATCAGGTGAAAAACTTGTCTTTCTAGCTTGTGCGGGTGCGTTTTTCATTGCGGGACTGGCAGCGATGGGCATGGATGCTACGAAACCAATTGAAGCGAAACCCCACTCAGAAGAAGACGTGGTGACAAATTAA